Proteins from one Ramlibacter sp. PS4R-6 genomic window:
- a CDS encoding delta(1)-pyrroline-2-carboxylate reductase family protein has translation MSASLLDAHATAARLPYPRLVHELRALLADASVQVPPRIVQPLAGGASLFVMPAADARVAMAKLITFTPANAGTPRAAIQGDVVVFDVATGERRLVLDGPTVTARRTAAVSALAAQALAPDAKGPLLVVGAGAQGRAHCEAFIEVLGVREVVIASRSASSAQALAAHARALGARATTVADPASAPCPLIVTCTPANGVVLRSLPRGDVFIAAVGAFTPHMVELGAELCRECAAHGRVVVDTPEAVHEAGDLIQAGLEVASFPTLRDVLDARPGARGPVLFKSCGWAGWDLAAARVALRATPSAA, from the coding sequence ATGAGCGCCTCGCTCCTCGACGCCCACGCCACCGCCGCGCGCCTGCCTTATCCGCGCCTCGTGCACGAACTGCGCGCCCTGCTCGCCGACGCATCCGTGCAGGTGCCGCCACGCATCGTGCAGCCGCTGGCCGGCGGCGCGAGTCTGTTCGTCATGCCCGCCGCGGATGCGCGCGTGGCGATGGCGAAGCTCATCACTTTCACGCCCGCCAATGCCGGCACGCCGCGCGCCGCCATCCAGGGCGACGTCGTGGTGTTCGACGTGGCCACGGGCGAGCGGCGCCTGGTGCTCGATGGCCCGACGGTGACGGCGCGGCGCACGGCGGCCGTCTCTGCGCTTGCCGCACAGGCCCTGGCGCCCGATGCGAAAGGGCCGCTGCTCGTCGTGGGCGCCGGTGCGCAGGGCCGCGCGCATTGCGAGGCCTTCATCGAAGTGCTGGGCGTGCGCGAGGTCGTCATCGCCTCACGCAGCGCATCGAGCGCGCAGGCGCTGGCCGCTCACGCCCGCGCGCTGGGGGCACGCGCCACGACGGTCGCCGACCCGGCATCGGCCCCTTGCCCGCTCATCGTGACATGCACGCCCGCCAACGGCGTCGTGCTGCGCTCGCTGCCCCGCGGGGATGTCTTCATCGCTGCCGTCGGCGCCTTCACGCCACACATGGTGGAGCTCGGGGCGGAACTGTGCCGCGAGTGCGCAGCGCACGGCCGCGTCGTCGTCGACACGCCCGAAGCCGTCCACGAAGCGGGCGACCTGATCCAGGCCGGCCTCGAGGTCGCGTCGTTCCCCACGCTGCGCGATGTGCTGGATGCGCGCCCCGGCGCGCGCGGGCCGGTGCTGTTCAAGAGCTGCGGCTGGGCCGGCTGGGACCTCGCCGCGGCCCGCGTGGCGCTGCGCGCTACGCCTTCGGCAGCGTGA
- the dcd gene encoding dCTP deaminase, translated as MTIKSDKWIRRMAEEHGLIEPFEPKQVRQVDGRKVISYGTSSYGYDIRCAPEFKVFTNIHSTVVDPKNFDEKSFVDFHGEDCIIPPNSFALARTLEYFRIPRNVLTICLGKSTYARCGIIVNVTPFEPEWEGYVTLEFSNTTPLPAKIYAGEGCAQVLFFESDEVCETSYKDRGGKYQGQKGVTLPKA; from the coding sequence ATGACGATCAAGAGCGACAAGTGGATCCGCAGGATGGCCGAGGAGCATGGCCTGATCGAGCCCTTCGAGCCCAAGCAGGTCCGCCAGGTGGATGGCCGCAAGGTGATCAGCTACGGCACCTCCAGCTACGGGTACGACATCCGCTGCGCGCCGGAGTTCAAGGTTTTCACCAACATCCACAGCACGGTGGTGGACCCGAAGAACTTCGACGAGAAGAGTTTCGTCGACTTCCACGGCGAGGACTGCATCATCCCGCCCAACAGCTTCGCGCTGGCGCGCACGCTCGAGTACTTCCGCATCCCGCGCAACGTGCTGACCATCTGCCTGGGCAAGAGCACGTATGCGCGCTGCGGCATCATCGTCAACGTCACGCCCTTCGAGCCGGAATGGGAAGGCTACGTGACGCTGGAGTTCTCCAACACCACGCCGCTGCCGGCGAAGATCTACGCCGGCGAAGGCTGCGCGCAGGTGCTGTTCTTCGAGAGCGACGAGGTCTGCGAGACCAGCTACAAGGACCGCGGCGGCAAGTACCAGGGGCAGAAGGGCGTCACGCTGCCGAAGGCGTAG
- a CDS encoding 5'-3' exonuclease, with protein MVIDLVDGTYELFRHFYGLRRFTKGKDRPFGAVAGVLNGILEMLEREATHVGVATDHVIESFRNGLWPGYKTGEGIEPALWAQFHPLEEGLAAMGVAVWPMVDLEADDALASAAHIAAQDARVEKVLIWTPDKDLAQCVRGERVLQVDRKSKQIRAAKDVRAKFGVDPGHIPDWLALVGDSADGYPGIEGIGTVTAARLVNQHGAIESFPPQVLGERRAEALLFKRLATLVTNKRLFRNVDTLRWRGPRRQFAAWTERIEAPRLLERALRVQALVKARS; from the coding sequence ATGGTCATCGACCTCGTCGACGGCACCTACGAGCTCTTCCGGCACTTCTACGGCCTGCGCCGATTCACGAAAGGCAAGGACCGGCCTTTCGGTGCGGTCGCCGGCGTGCTCAACGGCATCCTGGAGATGCTCGAGCGCGAGGCCACGCACGTGGGCGTCGCCACCGACCACGTCATCGAGTCGTTTCGCAACGGCCTGTGGCCCGGCTACAAGACCGGCGAGGGCATCGAGCCGGCGCTGTGGGCGCAGTTCCACCCGCTCGAAGAGGGCCTCGCCGCGATGGGCGTTGCCGTGTGGCCGATGGTGGACCTGGAAGCCGACGATGCGCTCGCCAGTGCGGCGCACATCGCGGCGCAGGATGCGCGCGTGGAGAAGGTCCTGATCTGGACCCCCGACAAGGACCTGGCGCAATGCGTGCGCGGCGAGCGCGTGCTGCAGGTGGACCGCAAGTCGAAGCAGATCCGCGCGGCGAAGGACGTGCGCGCCAAGTTCGGCGTCGATCCCGGGCACATCCCCGACTGGCTGGCGCTGGTGGGCGACAGCGCGGATGGCTACCCGGGCATCGAAGGCATAGGCACCGTCACGGCGGCGCGTCTCGTGAACCAGCACGGCGCCATCGAATCGTTCCCGCCGCAGGTGCTGGGCGAACGCCGTGCGGAAGCCCTGCTCTTCAAGCGCCTCGCGACGCTCGTCACGAACAAGCGCCTGTTCCGCAACGTCGACACCCTGCGCTGGCGCGGGCCGCGCAGGCAGTTCGCGGCATGGACGGAGCGCATCGAAGCGCCCCGGCTGCTCGAGCGCGCCCTGCGCGTACAGGCGCTGGTCAAGGCCCGATCGTGA
- the guaD gene encoding guanine deaminase, with translation MQAFRAAILRFSEDRRAVYEEDGLLVVGPDAGGRQVVRAVGAYAALGPNYPGLKVTEFPGRIVAPGFIDLHIHFPQLDVIGSPADGLLPWLENYTFPHEARFADATHARELAGFFCDELLRHGVTTALAFGTSHPSSVDALLAEAQRRGLRMIAGKVLQDRHSPDGVRDDTEESLVDTEALIRRWHGVDRLGYAITPRFAPSCTDAQLRGAGELAAKYPDVWIQSHVAENRDEVAWARQLFPQARSYLAVYEGFGLMRERAIYAHCIHIDDEDRRLMKATGAAAAVSPTSNLFLGSGFFDYEGAERIGFRYGLASDVGGGTSFSPFHTMLAAYYVAREGQTKPGLSLSPQHLWWQHTAGAAQALGLDGVIGNLSPGCEADFVVIDPKATPLLARKTSIATNLDELLFALIVLGDDRAIERAFIEGRA, from the coding sequence ATGCAAGCCTTCCGCGCCGCCATCCTTCGCTTCTCCGAAGACCGGCGCGCGGTCTATGAGGAAGACGGACTGCTGGTCGTCGGGCCCGATGCCGGCGGCCGGCAGGTGGTGCGCGCCGTCGGTGCATACGCGGCGCTCGGACCGAACTACCCGGGGCTGAAAGTCACCGAGTTTCCCGGCCGCATCGTCGCGCCGGGCTTCATCGACCTGCACATCCACTTCCCGCAGCTGGACGTGATCGGCTCGCCCGCCGACGGCCTGTTGCCCTGGCTGGAGAACTACACCTTTCCGCACGAGGCGCGTTTCGCCGACGCGACGCATGCCCGCGAGCTTGCCGGGTTCTTCTGCGACGAGCTGCTGCGCCACGGCGTGACCACCGCGCTGGCCTTCGGCACCTCGCATCCTTCGTCGGTCGACGCGTTGCTGGCCGAGGCGCAGCGCCGCGGCTTGCGCATGATCGCGGGCAAGGTGCTGCAGGACCGCCACTCGCCCGACGGCGTGCGCGACGACACCGAGGAGTCGCTGGTGGACACCGAGGCGCTCATCCGCCGCTGGCACGGCGTGGACCGCCTGGGCTACGCCATCACGCCGCGCTTCGCACCCAGCTGCACCGACGCGCAATTGCGTGGCGCCGGCGAGCTCGCGGCGAAGTACCCCGATGTGTGGATCCAGTCGCACGTCGCGGAGAACCGCGACGAGGTCGCGTGGGCCAGGCAGCTCTTTCCCCAGGCGCGCAGCTACCTCGCGGTGTACGAAGGCTTCGGGCTGATGCGCGAACGCGCCATCTACGCGCATTGCATCCACATCGACGACGAGGACCGGCGCCTGATGAAGGCCACGGGCGCCGCAGCGGCGGTGAGCCCCACCAGCAACCTGTTCCTGGGCAGCGGCTTCTTCGACTACGAGGGCGCCGAACGCATCGGCTTTCGCTACGGGCTGGCCAGCGACGTCGGCGGTGGTACGAGCTTCTCGCCGTTCCACACCATGCTCGCCGCGTATTACGTGGCGCGCGAAGGGCAGACCAAGCCCGGGCTGTCCCTTTCGCCGCAGCACCTGTGGTGGCAGCACACGGCGGGCGCCGCGCAGGCGCTGGGCCTGGACGGCGTGATCGGCAACCTGTCGCCGGGGTGCGAGGCGGACTTCGTCGTCATCGACCCGAAGGCGACGCCGCTGCTGGCGCGCAAGACGTCGATCGCGACGAACCTCGACGAGCTGCTGTTCGCGCTCATCGTGCTGGGCGACGACCGCGCCATCGAGCGCGCCTTCATCGAAGGGCGTGCGTGA
- a CDS encoding BMP family ABC transporter substrate-binding protein, which translates to MYKNLAATLAVAASFSLAPAFSQTPLKVGFVYVAPVTDTGWVRQHDEGRKAVEQAFNGKVKTTFVENVPEGPDAERVIRDLAQQGHQLIFTPSFGYMEPTLKVAKDFPDVKFESITGYKGAPNVATANARYYEGRYLAGIVAGRMTKSNVAGYVAGFPIPEVLQGINAFTLGMRSVNPGAQVKVVWLNAWFDPARERDAAMTLFNEGVDVVAFHTASDAIMRAAQERGKMAVAYHSDMRKAAPDAQIAAVTHHWGEYYVQRTKAVVDGSWKAGNVWGGVKERMVRIEGFGPKVPKKVQEEALARQKDIASGKLKPFGDLTDEQILKMDYLVPGVLGKISR; encoded by the coding sequence ATGTACAAAAACCTCGCCGCCACGCTGGCCGTGGCTGCCTCGTTTTCCCTTGCTCCCGCGTTTTCCCAGACCCCGCTGAAGGTGGGTTTCGTGTATGTGGCGCCCGTCACCGACACGGGCTGGGTGCGCCAGCACGACGAAGGCCGCAAGGCCGTCGAGCAGGCGTTCAACGGCAAGGTGAAGACCACCTTCGTCGAGAACGTGCCGGAAGGCCCCGACGCCGAGCGCGTGATCCGCGACCTCGCGCAGCAGGGGCACCAGCTGATCTTCACGCCCAGCTTCGGCTACATGGAGCCGACGCTGAAGGTCGCGAAGGATTTCCCCGACGTGAAGTTCGAGTCGATCACCGGCTACAAGGGCGCGCCCAACGTCGCGACGGCGAACGCGCGCTACTACGAGGGCCGCTACCTCGCGGGCATCGTCGCCGGCCGCATGACGAAGTCGAACGTCGCGGGCTACGTGGCGGGCTTTCCCATCCCCGAGGTGCTGCAGGGCATCAACGCCTTCACGCTGGGCATGCGTTCGGTGAACCCGGGCGCGCAGGTGAAGGTGGTGTGGCTGAACGCGTGGTTCGATCCGGCGCGCGAGCGCGACGCGGCGATGACGCTGTTCAACGAAGGCGTGGACGTCGTCGCTTTCCACACCGCGTCCGACGCCATCATGCGAGCCGCGCAGGAGCGCGGGAAGATGGCGGTGGCCTACCATTCCGACATGCGCAAGGCCGCACCGGACGCGCAGATCGCGGCAGTCACCCATCACTGGGGCGAGTACTACGTGCAGCGCACGAAGGCCGTCGTCGACGGCAGCTGGAAGGCCGGCAACGTGTGGGGCGGCGTGAAGGAGCGCATGGTGCGCATCGAGGGCTTCGGCCCCAAGGTGCCGAAGAAGGTGCAGGAAGAGGCCCTGGCGCGCCAGAAGGACATCGCGTCGGGCAAGCTCAAGCCGTTCGGCGACCTCACCGACGAACAGATCCTGAAGATGGACTACCTCGTGCCCGGCGTGCTGGGCAAGATTTCAAGGTAG
- a CDS encoding S8 family peptidase: protein MMLLKKPRLALLSAFAAALLAACGGGSDPQEPQSAMLEAEADSFGTPQAASLTPSIQAANDDGRKIARKVAPKFSNKLWVVQLKEPPAISYKGGINNLAATHAGKGKKINRKSAAVVSYVNYLKARHDAVLSSVGGGKKVYDYGYAFNGFAAELTDAQVQKLRATKGVRSVVKDTLRQPHTASTPGFLGLSGPTGLWQTSGAKGEDIVIGVIDSGITPESNSFADKVDGEGKPSHGGTTTVYTAAPSGWTGECIAGASFTTGNCNNKLIGARYFNAAWGGDAAIASFFPYEYLSPRDWGGHGTHTSSTAGGNANVTITGPAAAMGSISGIAPRARIATYKVCWSTTELGGGCFGTDSLIAIEQAIADGVDVINFSVGGSQDTFLDYTEIAFLEAAASGVFVAASAGNDGPDASTVEHPSPWVTTVAAGTHNRTGTGSVTVNSVTYNGASFATAVSAPLIRAADAAMAGADADMVRLCYAAIDNGGTAVLDPTKVAGKVVLCERGVTARVNKSLAVADAGGVGMVLVNTSANSTNADVHSVPTVHLDVAAHDALFAAAVSNPTASIAQSALVFNVPAPQMAVFSSRGPSLAAGGNLLKPDLVAPGQDILAAVAPPGNEGRSFDLYSGTSMSSPHVAGLAALFKQLHPDWSPMMIKSALMTTATDVLDGPATDPNVAFAQGAGHVNPKAALDPGLVFDSDVDEWVQMLCGLGEFFADCTGVPSLHPSNVNVPSIAIGALAGTQTVVRRATNVGSVATTYTAKLEGLKGVKVTMTPSKLKLAPGQTGQFTLTFSRANAPLQAYASGRLVLTENKHKVKLPVVVQPVALAVPAEASGSYPVRFGVTTTALKATPRGLIPATKTPGTVAQDGVLEIPVTIPAGTTFVRFALFDSDINVADTDLDMEIDFNGETIGGSGGVTAEEHVDFVNPPAGTYTVRIVGYYTPGGSSNFNLHTWALGTANAGNMTATLPAKIVAGTNGTVTIGTTGLTPGTKYLGSVAYTGLPSLPAPTIIRVDP, encoded by the coding sequence ATGATGCTATTGAAGAAACCGCGGCTGGCCCTGCTGTCCGCGTTCGCCGCCGCATTGCTCGCGGCGTGCGGCGGAGGCAGCGATCCCCAGGAGCCGCAAAGCGCGATGCTGGAGGCGGAAGCCGACAGCTTCGGCACGCCGCAAGCGGCCAGCCTGACACCGTCGATACAGGCCGCCAATGACGACGGCCGCAAGATTGCGCGCAAGGTCGCGCCGAAATTCAGCAACAAGCTGTGGGTCGTCCAGCTGAAGGAGCCGCCGGCCATCAGCTACAAGGGCGGCATCAACAACCTGGCCGCCACGCACGCCGGCAAGGGCAAGAAGATCAACCGCAAGTCCGCCGCGGTCGTGAGCTACGTGAACTACCTGAAGGCGCGGCACGACGCCGTGCTCAGCAGCGTCGGGGGCGGCAAGAAGGTCTACGACTACGGCTACGCGTTCAACGGCTTCGCCGCCGAACTGACCGACGCGCAAGTGCAGAAGCTGCGCGCCACCAAGGGCGTGCGCTCCGTCGTGAAGGACACGCTGCGCCAGCCGCACACGGCCTCCACGCCGGGCTTCCTCGGCCTGTCGGGCCCCACCGGTCTCTGGCAGACCAGCGGCGCCAAGGGCGAGGACATCGTGATCGGCGTGATCGATTCCGGCATCACGCCCGAGAGCAACAGCTTCGCGGACAAGGTCGACGGCGAAGGCAAGCCGAGCCACGGTGGCACGACGACGGTCTACACCGCGGCGCCGTCCGGCTGGACGGGCGAGTGCATCGCCGGCGCGAGCTTCACCACCGGCAACTGCAACAACAAGCTGATCGGTGCGCGCTACTTCAACGCGGCCTGGGGCGGCGACGCCGCCATCGCCAGCTTCTTCCCGTACGAGTACCTGTCGCCGCGCGACTGGGGCGGCCACGGCACGCACACGTCGAGCACCGCGGGCGGCAACGCCAACGTCACGATCACCGGCCCCGCCGCCGCGATGGGCTCGATCAGCGGCATCGCGCCGCGCGCCCGCATCGCGACGTACAAGGTGTGCTGGTCGACCACCGAGCTGGGCGGCGGCTGCTTCGGCACCGACAGCCTGATCGCCATCGAGCAGGCCATCGCCGACGGTGTCGACGTCATCAACTTCTCCGTCGGCGGCTCGCAGGACACCTTCCTCGACTACACGGAGATCGCCTTCCTCGAGGCGGCGGCCAGCGGCGTGTTCGTCGCGGCATCGGCCGGCAACGACGGCCCCGACGCGAGCACGGTCGAACACCCGAGCCCCTGGGTGACCACCGTCGCCGCCGGCACGCACAACCGCACGGGCACGGGCAGCGTCACCGTCAACAGCGTCACGTACAACGGCGCGTCGTTCGCGACGGCCGTGAGCGCGCCGCTGATCAGGGCGGCCGACGCCGCGATGGCGGGCGCCGATGCCGACATGGTGCGCCTGTGCTACGCGGCCATCGACAACGGCGGCACCGCGGTGCTGGACCCGACGAAGGTGGCCGGCAAGGTCGTGCTGTGCGAACGCGGCGTGACCGCGCGCGTCAACAAGAGCCTGGCCGTGGCCGACGCCGGCGGCGTGGGCATGGTCCTCGTGAACACCAGCGCCAACAGCACCAACGCCGACGTGCACTCCGTGCCCACCGTCCACCTCGACGTCGCCGCGCACGACGCGCTGTTCGCCGCCGCGGTTTCCAACCCGACGGCCAGCATCGCGCAGAGCGCGCTGGTGTTCAACGTGCCGGCCCCGCAGATGGCCGTGTTTTCGTCGCGCGGCCCGTCGCTGGCCGCGGGCGGCAACCTGCTCAAGCCGGACCTCGTCGCGCCGGGCCAGGACATCCTGGCGGCCGTCGCGCCCCCCGGCAACGAGGGCCGCAGCTTCGACCTGTACAGCGGCACCTCGATGTCCAGCCCGCACGTCGCCGGCCTCGCGGCGCTGTTCAAGCAGCTGCACCCCGACTGGTCGCCGATGATGATCAAGTCGGCGCTGATGACCACGGCCACCGACGTGCTCGACGGCCCCGCCACCGACCCGAACGTGGCCTTCGCGCAGGGCGCGGGCCATGTGAACCCGAAGGCGGCGCTGGACCCGGGCCTGGTGTTCGACTCCGACGTGGACGAATGGGTCCAGATGCTGTGCGGCCTGGGCGAGTTCTTCGCCGACTGCACGGGCGTGCCGTCGCTGCACCCGTCGAACGTCAACGTCCCGTCGATCGCGATCGGCGCACTCGCCGGCACGCAGACCGTCGTGCGGCGCGCCACCAACGTCGGCAGCGTGGCCACCACCTACACCGCCAAGCTGGAAGGCCTGAAGGGCGTCAAGGTGACGATGACCCCGAGCAAGCTCAAGCTCGCGCCGGGGCAGACCGGCCAGTTCACGCTGACCTTCTCGCGGGCCAACGCGCCGCTGCAGGCGTACGCATCCGGGCGGCTCGTGCTCACCGAGAACAAGCACAAGGTGAAGCTGCCCGTCGTCGTGCAACCCGTCGCGCTGGCCGTGCCCGCCGAGGCGAGCGGCTCTTACCCGGTCCGCTTCGGCGTCACCACGACCGCGCTGAAGGCCACGCCCCGCGGCCTCATCCCGGCTACCAAGACGCCGGGCACGGTCGCGCAGGACGGCGTGCTGGAAATCCCGGTCACGATCCCGGCCGGCACGACGTTCGTGCGCTTCGCGCTCTTCGACAGCGACATCAACGTCGCCGACACCGACCTCGACATGGAGATCGATTTCAACGGCGAGACGATCGGCGGCAGCGGCGGCGTGACGGCGGAGGAGCACGTCGATTTCGTGAACCCGCCGGCCGGGACGTACACGGTGCGCATCGTGGGCTACTACACGCCGGGTGGCTCGTCGAATTTCAACCTGCACACCTGGGCGCTGGGCACCGCGAACGCGGGGAACATGACGGCCACGCTGCCCGCCAAGATCGTCGCCGGCACCAACGGCACGGTCACGATCGGCACGACGGGCCTGACCCCGGGCACCAAGTACCTCGGCTCGGTCGCGTACACCGGCCTGCCGTCGCTGCCGGCCCCGACGATCATCCGCGTCGACCCGTAA
- a CDS encoding adenosine deaminase: MATIPNIPAGRLPQLLARMPKAELHIHIEGSLEPELIFEMSRRNGVAIPYASVDELRRAYAFTNLQSFLDIYYAGASVLLKEQDFYDMAMAYLKRAQADNVVHAELFFDPQTHTARGVAMETVINGLHRATVDGAKQLGVDASLILCFLRHLSEQDAFETLEQALPWRDKFIGVGLDSSEVGHPPEKFAKVYARCRELGLHLVAHAGEEGPPAYVWTALDLLKVERIDHGVQSTKDPELVKRLARDRIPLTVCPLSNLKLCVFPKLEMHNIPQLLEAGLVATVNSDDPAYFGGYMNENFVQTFAATGMGAREAYQLAKNSFDASFVDAAAKRRYTDRLDEAFANA, translated from the coding sequence ATGGCCACCATCCCGAACATCCCCGCCGGGCGGCTGCCGCAGCTGCTGGCGCGCATGCCCAAGGCGGAGCTGCACATCCACATCGAAGGCTCGCTCGAGCCGGAACTGATCTTCGAGATGAGCCGGCGCAACGGCGTGGCGATCCCGTACGCGAGCGTCGACGAGCTGCGCCGCGCCTATGCCTTCACCAACCTGCAAAGCTTCCTGGACATCTACTACGCCGGCGCCAGCGTGCTGCTGAAGGAGCAGGACTTCTACGACATGGCCATGGCCTACCTGAAGCGCGCGCAGGCCGACAACGTGGTGCATGCGGAGCTGTTCTTCGACCCGCAGACGCACACCGCGCGCGGTGTCGCCATGGAAACCGTGATCAACGGCCTGCACCGCGCCACCGTCGACGGCGCGAAGCAGCTGGGCGTCGATGCGTCGCTGATCCTGTGCTTCCTGCGGCACCTGTCCGAGCAGGACGCGTTCGAGACGCTGGAACAGGCGCTGCCGTGGCGCGACAAGTTCATCGGCGTCGGCCTCGACTCGAGCGAGGTCGGCCACCCGCCCGAGAAGTTCGCGAAGGTCTACGCGCGCTGTCGCGAGCTGGGCCTGCACCTCGTTGCGCATGCGGGCGAGGAAGGGCCGCCGGCCTACGTGTGGACGGCGCTGGACCTGCTGAAGGTGGAACGCATCGACCATGGCGTGCAATCGACGAAGGACCCGGAGCTGGTGAAGCGGCTGGCGCGCGACCGCATCCCGCTCACCGTGTGCCCGCTGTCCAACCTGAAGCTGTGCGTCTTCCCGAAACTCGAGATGCACAACATCCCGCAGCTGCTGGAGGCGGGCCTGGTGGCCACGGTCAATTCCGACGACCCGGCGTACTTCGGCGGCTACATGAACGAGAACTTCGTGCAGACATTCGCCGCCACGGGCATGGGCGCGCGCGAGGCGTACCAGCTCGCGAAGAACAGCTTCGACGCGAGCTTCGTCGACGCGGCCGCGAAGCGGCGCTACACCGACCGGCTGGACGAGGCTTTCGCGAATGCTTGA
- a CDS encoding GNAT family N-acetyltransferase — protein MAAIHPFPPHRETDLLPDPGAIGHGAPAANDAAVDPLAPTVFHEHWWLDTVTRGGWQAAEVRSDGKLAGWMPYVLSRQRGFRVSVMPPLTHLLGPVVPEGSGSSNTRWLRRLGILQELAAQLPRVAHFSQTFHPDTADVLAFQSRGFETFTQFTAEVAPATEALLWSHLRDKTRNVIRRAQEQCRVEAMGDPHEFLRFYLHNLEAAGERFYFDPSLLVPLVEAARSRHRGRVLVVRAPDGRPLAAVFYVWDRRRLWYFLSTRDPKDGHNGAVSLLVWRGLQMAAKHGLVFDFDGVAGEGACRFYGSFGARFVPRLAVWRRSPGYAFFRSAIELVRGRSGRNPFVAP, from the coding sequence GTGGCCGCCATTCACCCGTTTCCCCCGCACCGCGAAACCGACCTCCTCCCCGACCCGGGCGCGATCGGCCATGGCGCGCCGGCGGCCAACGACGCGGCCGTCGACCCGCTTGCCCCCACGGTCTTCCACGAGCACTGGTGGCTGGACACCGTCACGCGCGGCGGCTGGCAGGCCGCCGAAGTGCGCAGCGACGGCAAGCTGGCCGGCTGGATGCCCTACGTGCTGTCGCGCCAGCGCGGCTTTCGCGTGAGCGTGATGCCGCCGCTCACGCACCTGCTCGGCCCCGTGGTGCCCGAAGGCAGCGGCAGCTCGAACACCCGCTGGTTGCGCCGGCTGGGCATCCTTCAGGAGCTGGCGGCGCAGCTGCCGCGCGTGGCCCACTTCTCGCAGACCTTCCACCCCGACACGGCCGACGTGCTCGCCTTCCAGTCGCGCGGTTTCGAGACCTTCACGCAATTCACCGCCGAAGTCGCCCCGGCCACGGAGGCCCTGCTGTGGTCGCACCTGCGCGACAAGACCCGCAACGTGATCCGCCGGGCGCAGGAGCAATGCCGTGTCGAGGCGATGGGCGACCCGCACGAGTTCCTGCGCTTCTACCTCCACAACCTGGAAGCAGCGGGCGAGCGCTTCTACTTCGACCCGTCGCTGCTGGTGCCCTTGGTGGAGGCGGCGCGATCGCGCCACCGCGGGCGCGTGCTCGTGGTGCGCGCTCCGGACGGACGGCCGCTCGCGGCCGTCTTCTACGTCTGGGACCGCCGTCGCCTGTGGTACTTCCTGTCCACGCGGGACCCGAAGGACGGCCACAACGGCGCGGTGAGCCTGCTGGTGTGGCGCGGCCTGCAGATGGCGGCGAAGCACGGCCTGGTGTTCGACTTCGACGGCGTGGCGGGCGAGGGCGCCTGCCGGTTTTACGGCAGCTTCGGCGCACGGTTCGTTCCGCGCCTGGCGGTCTGGCGCCGCAGCCCCGGCTACGCCTTCTTCCGCAGCGCGATCGAGCTCGTGCGCGGGCGCTCCGGGCGCAACCCGTTCGTCGCGCCGTGA
- a CDS encoding VWA domain-containing protein, with amino-acid sequence MSFLWPQFLWLMAALPLLLLAYLWLLARRRKHALRYSNVASVRRAGSAGWKRHVPPALVFAACAILLFAACRPVASVRLPWARSTVMLAIDVSLSMRVPDVKPTRMAAAQDAAKVFLRQLPREIEVGLVTFAGSGQVAQRATLDREALVKSIDAFQMQLGTAVGDAIALSVAELFPDHAIDVGEMTLRAKYGRGIDAKNKPPPKAFTPVAPGSYKSAAIILLSDGRRTTGIDTLQAAKLAADRGVRIYVVGLGTADGSAMLPEGMAIYLQLDEPTLREVARMTGGEYLHAGTAEKLRMVYENLGSRMEVDTRETELSGLLALAAALLLFAAGALSVTWFRS; translated from the coding sequence ATGTCCTTCCTGTGGCCCCAGTTTCTCTGGCTGATGGCAGCGCTGCCGTTGCTGCTGCTCGCCTACCTGTGGTTGCTGGCCCGCCGGCGCAAGCACGCGCTTCGCTACAGCAACGTCGCCAGCGTGCGCCGCGCGGGCAGCGCCGGCTGGAAGCGCCACGTGCCGCCGGCGCTGGTGTTCGCCGCCTGCGCCATCCTCCTGTTTGCCGCCTGCCGTCCCGTTGCTTCGGTGCGCCTGCCGTGGGCGCGCTCCACGGTGATGCTGGCCATCGACGTGTCGCTCAGCATGCGCGTGCCCGACGTCAAGCCGACGCGCATGGCCGCCGCGCAGGACGCCGCCAAGGTCTTCCTGCGCCAGTTGCCGCGCGAGATCGAAGTGGGCCTGGTCACCTTCGCCGGCAGCGGACAGGTGGCGCAGCGCGCCACGCTGGACCGCGAGGCGCTGGTCAAGTCCATCGACGCCTTCCAGATGCAACTGGGCACCGCCGTGGGCGATGCGATCGCGCTGAGCGTCGCCGAGCTCTTCCCGGACCACGCCATCGACGTCGGCGAGATGACACTGCGCGCGAAGTACGGGCGCGGCATCGACGCGAAGAACAAGCCGCCGCCCAAGGCGTTCACGCCGGTCGCGCCAGGCTCGTACAAGTCCGCGGCCATCATCCTCCTGAGCGACGGACGCCGCACCACGGGCATCGACACGCTGCAAGCCGCGAAGCTGGCCGCCGACCGCGGCGTGCGCATCTACGTCGTGGGCCTGGGCACGGCCGACGGCTCGGCCATGTTGCCCGAAGGCATGGCGATCTACCTGCAGCTGGACGAGCCGACGCTGCGCGAGGTCGCGCGCATGACGGGCGGCGAATACCTGCACGCAGGCACGGCCGAGAAGCTGCGCATGGTGTACGAGAACCTCGGCTCGCGCATGGAAGTGGACACGCGCGAGACGGAACTTTCCGGCCTGCTCGCGCTTGCCGCCGCGCTGCTGCTCTTCGCGGCCGGCGCGTTGTCCGTGACATGGTTCCGCTCTTGA